CTCGCCGAACACCTCGAGTGGCAGGTGGGCCTGAGCCGCCTCACGGAGAAGGAGCGGGAGATCGCCCGGACCCTCATCGGCAACCTGAGGGAGGACGGCTACCTGCTGGTAACCGTGGAGGAGGCGGCCGCCGCCTCGGGGACCTCGCCCGCCGAGGTGGAGGCGGTGCTCGCCGTGGTCCAGGTCATGGACCCCGTCGGGGCCGCCGCGAGGGACCTCCGCGAATGCCTCCTCGTCCAGCTCCGGGCCCTGGGGAGCCCCAACCCGCTGGCCTCCCGCCTGGTGGCCGACCACCTGGAGCGGCTGGGAGTGGACACGCCTGCCCAGATCGCCTCGCGGCTGGGCGTGAAGAAGGAGGAGGTGGAGGAGGCCCTCGCCCTCATCCGGCACCTGGACCCGAAGCCGGGCCTGCGCTTCAACAACCCCGTGAACCCCACGGTGGTTCCCGACGTCATCGTGGAGAAGGACGCCGACGGGTACCGCGTCCTCCTCAACGAGGACGGTCTGCCCCGCCTGAGGATCAGCCGCCAATACCGCACCATGGCGGAGGAGGGATCTCCCGAAGCCGGGGAGGAAGCCCTCGCCTACCTGCGCGACAAAGTCCGCTCGGCCATGTGGTTCCTCAAGAGCATCGAGGAGCGCCAGCGGACGATCTTCAAGGTCGCCCGGGAAATCGTGGACTTCCAGAGGGACTTCCTCGACCGGGGGCCCTCCTTCATGCGCCCCCTGGTCCTGCGCGACGTGGCCGAGCGGGTGGGCGTCCACGAGTCCACCGTGAGCCGCGTCGTCTCGAACAAGTACATGCAGACCCCGCGGGGGATCTTCCCCATGAAGTACTTCTTCAACACGGGCATCAACACCCTGGACGGGGCCGACGTGTCCGCTCTTCGCGTGAAGGAGCGCATCAAGGCCCTGGTCGAAACGGAGCCGCCGGGCAGGCCACACAGCGACCAGCAGATCGCGGACCTCCTTCGCCGGGAGGGGATCCTCCTGGCCCGCCGGACGGTGGCCAAGTACCGAGAAGAGATGAACATCCCCACCTCCGGGCGGAGGAAGGGGCGCGCCCATTCGTAACGAAAGGAGCGAGCGATGCGAGTCGAGTACTCGGGAAGGAACCTGACGCTCACCGACGCTCTCAAGACCAAAGCCGAGAAGAAGCTGGCCAAGCTGGAGCGCTTCACGGGGCCCATCCTCTCGGCCCACGCCTCCTTCGAGGTGGAGAAGAACCTCCACCGCGTGAACCTGGTGGTCCACTGCGCCAAGGAGCGGATCTACAAGGCCAGCGGCCTGGCCGAGGACATGTACATGGCCATGAACGACGCCGCAGACGCGGTGGAGCAGCAGGCCCAGAAGGACAAGACCCGCCGCCTCTCCCGTCGCACGAAGGGCGCCTCTTCCGCGGCGGAGGCCTCCCCGGAAGAGGAGGAGGAGGAGGAAGGCCCACCGCGGCGGGCCCGTAGAAGGGGCCCGCCCGTGGCCGTACGCGACGACCTCTTCCATCCCAAGCCCCTCGCCCCGGAGGACGCGGTCCTGCTCCTCCTGGAGGGAGACGGGCCCGTTCTGGTCTTCCCCGAAAAGGGGACCGGCCGGGTGGCGGTGATCTTTCG
The sequence above is a segment of the Acidobacteriota bacterium genome. Coding sequences within it:
- the raiA gene encoding ribosome-associated translation inhibitor RaiA codes for the protein MRVEYSGRNLTLTDALKTKAEKKLAKLERFTGPILSAHASFEVEKNLHRVNLVVHCAKERIYKASGLAEDMYMAMNDAADAVEQQAQKDKTRRLSRRTKGASSAAEASPEEEEEEEGPPRRARRRGPPVAVRDDLFHPKPLAPEDAVLLLLEGDGPVLVFPEKGTGRVAVIFRDAKQGLGIVRPPGKP
- the rpoN gene encoding RNA polymerase factor sigma-54 encodes the protein LAEHLEWQVGLSRLTEKEREIARTLIGNLREDGYLLVTVEEAAAASGTSPAEVEAVLAVVQVMDPVGAAARDLRECLLVQLRALGSPNPLASRLVADHLERLGVDTPAQIASRLGVKKEEVEEALALIRHLDPKPGLRFNNPVNPTVVPDVIVEKDADGYRVLLNEDGLPRLRISRQYRTMAEEGSPEAGEEALAYLRDKVRSAMWFLKSIEERQRTIFKVAREIVDFQRDFLDRGPSFMRPLVLRDVAERVGVHESTVSRVVSNKYMQTPRGIFPMKYFFNTGINTLDGADVSALRVKERIKALVETEPPGRPHSDQQIADLLRREGILLARRTVAKYREEMNIPTSGRRKGRAHS